In the genome of Terriglobales bacterium, one region contains:
- a CDS encoding outer membrane beta-barrel protein produces the protein MSLRKRASGRVLLVLAIFVIGLMSSAVLAQEATVPKVDIFAGYSWYDAGMRVNGMKLDSNPIGFGAAITYNANKWLGLTLDGAGHLGSDNNQAGTVMIGPRLTFRDQEHFRPFIHALGGLHLLTLDSQVPGGSYNHKGIGLKLGGGFDIPINNRFSYRLFEANYLWSHHNLYPQTAVHGNTGRGAELRTGIVFNFGGAPPLPPMAMSCSAAQPASVLAGEPVSVSANVTNIPPKKTLTYEWSSTGGKVSGSGTGAQIDTAGLAPGTYTVTAKAIDPKPKKNQGPLSCTSTFTVNEPPKHPPTAQCSANPTTVRAGDTSTVNVTAGNPDNRPLTYNYTATAGRVTGNNATATLDTAGASAGPIQVTATVSDDRGLSANCTASVNVEVPPPPPQATKINECQFPDKRRPSRVDNACKAVLDEVALRLQREADARLVIVGHGDPADKKNMARFSAERAINSRTYLTTGEAKQGIDPTRIELRTGADTGMTAEYWLVPAGANFTMEGTQPVDEAKFAPKKPAKRR, from the coding sequence ATGTCACTTCGTAAACGCGCTTCTGGCCGAGTACTGTTGGTGCTGGCCATATTTGTAATCGGCTTGATGTCCTCCGCCGTGCTAGCGCAAGAGGCCACTGTTCCCAAAGTGGACATATTTGCAGGGTATTCCTGGTATGACGCAGGAATGCGCGTGAACGGCATGAAGCTGGACAGCAATCCAATCGGGTTCGGAGCCGCCATAACTTATAACGCGAACAAATGGCTCGGCTTGACCTTGGATGGAGCTGGCCATCTTGGCAGCGACAACAATCAGGCCGGAACCGTCATGATCGGTCCGCGGCTTACGTTCCGCGACCAGGAACACTTCCGCCCGTTTATCCATGCACTTGGTGGACTTCACCTGTTGACACTGGATTCGCAAGTGCCCGGCGGCAGCTACAACCACAAGGGAATTGGCTTGAAGTTGGGCGGCGGATTCGATATTCCGATCAACAACCGGTTCAGCTACCGCTTGTTTGAAGCCAACTATCTCTGGTCGCACCACAACCTGTATCCCCAGACGGCAGTTCACGGGAATACCGGTCGCGGCGCGGAACTGAGAACTGGTATCGTGTTCAACTTTGGCGGCGCTCCGCCGCTACCGCCGATGGCGATGAGCTGCTCTGCTGCTCAGCCGGCCTCGGTGTTGGCAGGCGAACCCGTTTCGGTGAGCGCGAACGTTACGAACATTCCGCCGAAGAAGACCCTGACGTATGAGTGGTCAAGCACGGGCGGTAAGGTGAGTGGCAGCGGCACGGGAGCCCAGATCGACACCGCTGGACTTGCGCCGGGAACGTACACGGTAACGGCGAAGGCAATTGATCCGAAGCCGAAGAAGAACCAGGGACCGCTGAGCTGCACGTCGACTTTCACGGTCAACGAGCCGCCGAAGCATCCGCCGACCGCACAGTGCTCGGCTAATCCGACCACGGTTCGTGCAGGCGACACTTCGACTGTCAACGTGACGGCTGGCAATCCTGACAATCGTCCGCTGACCTACAACTACACCGCAACCGCGGGTCGTGTGACCGGAAACAATGCGACGGCGACGTTGGATACGGCCGGCGCGAGCGCAGGTCCAATCCAGGTCACGGCAACAGTGAGCGATGATCGTGGTCTAAGTGCGAATTGCACCGCGTCGGTGAATGTGGAAGTTCCGCCTCCGCCGCCGCAAGCGACCAAGATCAACGAGTGCCAGTTCCCAGACAAGCGGCGTCCGTCCCGCGTGGACAACGCCTGCAAGGCTGTGCTGGATGAAGTCGCTTTGCGTCTGCAACGTGAAGCCGATGCCCGGCTGGTGATCGTGGGACATGGCGATCCGGCGGACAAGAAGAACATGGCACGGTTCTCGGCCGAGCGTGCGATCAATTCCAGGACTTACCTGACGACCGGTGAGGCGAAGCAGGGAATTGACCCAACGCGCATCGAACTGCGGACCGGAGCTGACACTGGCATGACGGCTGAATACTGGCTGGTTCCTGCTGGCGCCAACTTCACGATGGAAGGCACGCAACCGGTTGACGAGGCGAAGTTCGCACCTAAGAAACCGGCAAAGCGCCGCTAA